A genomic region of Trifolium pratense cultivar HEN17-A07 linkage group LG3, ARS_RC_1.1, whole genome shotgun sequence contains the following coding sequences:
- the LOC123916066 gene encoding defensin-like protein 1 has protein sequence MERKTLGLFFMLFLLLSADVALKTAEARRCESKSHKFKGPCARDSNCASVCKGEGYTGGDCRGFRRRCFCTREC, from the exons ATGGAGAGGAAAACACTCGGACTTTTCTTCATGCTCTTCCTTCTCTTATCCGCTG ATGTAGCCCTCAAGACGGCTGAGGCTAGAAGGTGCGAATCAAAGAGCCATAAATTTAAGGGTCCATGCGCAAGAGACAGCAACTGTGCATCTGTATGCAAGGGAGAAGGTTACACTGGTGGTGACTGTCGAGGCTTCCGTCGCCGCTGCTTTTGCACCCGGGAATGTTAA